A single window of Nicotiana sylvestris chromosome 3, ASM39365v2, whole genome shotgun sequence DNA harbors:
- the LOC104215387 gene encoding uncharacterized protein, producing MISAYYAGGSIFAFPNMLRSTFTPIFTAFPSKAKHRNHSNTIITAISKTPQTVRQNAAVENTFLQQHNPTSAYVHLPFCRRRCHYCDFPIVALGSSSPQADDDPRILNYIDFLCREIKATPTPSNHKSPLETVFFGGGTPSLVPPRLVSVVLDTLDSKFGVCFDAEISIEMDPGTFDAAKLKDLMKLGVNRVSLGVQAFQEELLKSCGRAHGVQEIHEAIDIVGSCGVENWSVDLISSLPHQKPHMWEESLSLTIQAKPTHVSVYDLQVEQDTKFGSLYTAGEFPLPSENQSAEFYKMASEMLRNAGYEHYEISSYCKSGYQCKHNYTYWINKSFYAFGLGSASYLNGVRFSRPRKLKDYMGYVQNLENGLVNCCQDSKVDAQDIATDVVMLSLRTARGIDLKSFSKAFGSSTVLSLCEVYKPHIESGHVVCLDEQRRKIDAEEFRSLLSEGDKVNEVLAYIRLSDPDGFLLSNELISLAFNVLAP from the exons ATGATTAGTGCTTATTATGCTGGAGGCTCTATTTTTGCCTTCCCAAACATGCTGAGATCAACGTTCACTCCTATATTCACGGCCTTTCCCTCTAAGGCCAAACACCGCAACCATTCCAACACAATTATCACTGCAATATCAAAAACCCCACAAACTGTTCGACAAAATGCCGCAGTAGAAAATACATTCCTGCAACAGCATAACCCAACGTCAGCTTACGTTCACCTCCCTTTCTGCCGAAGACGCTGTCACTACTGCGACTTCCCTATCGTCGCTCTCGGCTCATCTTCACCTCAGGCTGATGACGACCCGCGAATTCTTAACTACATTGATTTTCTCTGCAGAGAAATTAAAGCCACCCCAACACCTTCTAACCACAAGTCACCTCTCGAAACTGTATTTTTTGGTGGAGGGACACCTTCACTTGTGCCACCAAGATTAGTATCTGTAGTCCTGGACACACTGGACTCTAAATTTGGTGTGTGTTTTGATGCTGAAATTTCAATAGAAATGGACCCTGGTACATTTGATGCTGCAAAGTTGAAAGATTTGATGAAGTTGGGTGTTAATAGAGTTTCTCTAGGAGTTCAGGCATTCCAGGAGGAATTGCTTAAGAGTTGTGGGAGAGCTCATGGCGTACAGGAAATTCATGAGGCTATTGACATTGTTGGATCATGTGGTGTTGAGAATTGGAGTGTGGACCTTATATCTTCACTTCCTCATCAGAAGCCGCATATGTGGGAAGAAAGCTTGAGCCTCACCATTCAAGCAAAGCCTACACATGTTTCAGTTTACGATTTACAAGTTGAACAAGATACGAAGTTTGGATCTTT GTATACAGCTGGAGAATTCCCTCTGCCTTCTGAAAATCAATCTGCTGAGTTTTACAAAATGGCCTCTGAAATGCTAAGAAATGCTGGTTATGAGCACTATGAGATAAGTAGCTACTGCAAAAGTGGTTATCAATGCAAGCACAATTATACATACTGGATAAACAAATCTTTTTACGCTTTTGGACTGGGGTCAGCCAGTTATCTTAATGGAGTAAGGTTTTCAAGGCCAAGGAAGCTGAAAGATTACATGggttatgtgcaaaatttggagAATGGACTAGTGAATTGTTGCCAGGACAGTAAAGTAGACGCTCAAGACATAGCTACGGATGTTGTTATGCTGTCTCTGAGAACTGCTAGAGGGATAGATTTGAAGTCATTTAGCAAAGCTTTTGGAAGCTCAACTGTTCTTTCCCTTTGTGAGGTCTATAAGCCTCATATTGAGAGCGGGCATGTTGTCTGTTTGGATGAGCAGAGGAGGAAAATCGACGCAGAAGAATTCAGATCTTTGTTATCTGAAGGGGACAAGGTTAATGAGGTATTGGCATATATCAGGCTTAGTGACCCTGATGGTTTCCTGTTATCTAATGAGTTAATATCCCTCGCGTTCAATGTGTTAGCTCCATAA
- the LOC104215388 gene encoding uncharacterized protein, with product MENLRQRRAKNPCSLLLSFVLITALSSSISATSPLPRSDQGTEQHASSPEHDKPHVHEVHCSRERSRAAWKVIEEYLMPFVEREKYELPRQCRLHPSNDIFRDQEEHKIHLDVNEWKCGYCRKSFRAEKFLDQHFDNRHSNLLDVSHSKCLADVCGALHCDLVMEFKSKKAKCNPAAAARNRHLCEGLADSCFPANKSPSSTRLHELFLRQFCDAHTCSGGRKPFSRGGKKHINRFYLAASVLTLMLLPLFYLIVYLYQREMKKGTQELRRITKVGRKAKPS from the exons ATGGAGAATCTTCGCCAAAGGCGAGCAAAGAATCCCtgttctcttcttctttcttttgtatTGATCACTGCCCTCTCTTCATCCATATCCGCAACTTCACCTCTTCCTCGCTCAGATCAG GGTACAGAGCAGCATGCGTCAAG TCCTGAACATGACAAGCCACATGTTCATGAAGTTCATTGCTCCCGAGAAAGAAGCCGGGCTGCTTGGAAAGTTATTGAGGAG TACTTGATGCCCTTTGTGGAAAGAGAGAAGTATGAGCTTCCTAGGCAGTGTAGACTTCATCCAAGTAATGATATTTtcagagatcaagaggaacataAAATCCATCTTGACGTGAATGAGTGGAAATGTGGATACTGCAGAAAAAGCTTTCGGGCTGAAAAATTTCTCGATCAGCATTTTGACAACAGGCATTCTAATCTTCTGGACGTT AGTCACAGCAAATGCCTGGCAGATGTATGTGGAGCTTTGCATTGTGACCTTGTGATGGAATTTAAATCCAAGAAGGCCAAGTGTAATCCTGCGGCAGCAGCAAGAAATCGTCATTTATGTGAG GGTCTTGCAGACAGCTGTTTTCCTGCTAATAAGAGTCCATCATCTACTCGTCTTCATG AACTATTCTTGCGCCAATTCTGTGATGCTCACACTTGCTCGGGGGGAAGAAAACCCTTTTCTAGAGGAGGAAAG AAGCATATAAATCGGTTCTACTTGGCAGCTTCAGTGTTGACGTTGATGCTGCTCCCTCTATTTTACCTTATTGTCTATTTGTACCAAAG AGAAATGAAAAAGGGAACTCAAGAACTTAGGCGCATAACAAAAGTTGGCAGAAAAGCCAAACCTTCTTAG